The Oceaniferula marina sequence GGCTTCCAGGTAAACCTGATAACAACACAATCCATATCGACAACTCACCCGGATGAATTCACGAAGTTCCTCAGATCCAGAAGTTAACGAGTCTGCGAGTTTAACGATTTGTTTCCATAGAATCACAGAGGATTCCCGCTCCGCAATCATCTCCTCTACCCGATCATTTTGCACGATCTCCGTGATCGCTCGATCCATGTATCCCCCCTCATCTTCAATTCCACCGATGTAATGGTCCCGGGTCCATAACGTATTATGACCTCCTTTGATTGAGGCGACACCACGTAAAACGGCCTTGGTCGAAAGATGAGATAATTCAAGCAAAGCATTTTGATCGCTCTGATTAAATCCATGTTCAGCAAAAAACTGACGTAATAAATCATCGCAGTCGGATTCTGGATTCCGACCCCACTGGGCAATCACCCAGGCATTGGCATCGCACCAAAATTCATTTTGGATATACGGTCCTTTCCAACCGCCACCACGCGACCACGTCCAAACTCCCGCAAACTGAGGAGACTGAAGCAGATCACGCAAGCAGCGATTGTTCAGAGTGTTCCCTTTAGGCATCAAATAATCATATTCCTCAAATCCATTAATCACGCCGTCAGCAATATAGTTAGGGTAAGCCCCCTTCCCTTCATACTCACGCTGGCATTGCACCTCGACAATTTGCGGATGCTGCCCAATCCCCAGGGGAGGGCTGAATGTGTGGGCTCGATGAAAGTCTCCAACGCAATGTTTGATACTCAACATGAGCAGAGGATGGGGTTCCACACGTGCTGAAACATCGCGATACTGCTCAGCATCCTCATCGATTTCACTCAACCAGGTTCGATACAGCAAACGTTTTCCATGCTTCACACACACGCACTCGCGTAACAAATTCAACATCACCAAGTGGCTTTCCACCCCGTTGACGATCGGGTCACCTCCAGTGTGGTGCGGCATATCGTGTAAATAGGTTTCCCCCACTCTGACCACTAAGCCGTCAAGTTCGGGCAGCTTTTCAAAAATTTCATCGATCTGGGTGCGAACCAATTTTTGCACAAAAGCTTGATGGATATCAGGTGAAAACTCACCCTTCACATCAGCGTCATGCTCGGTTTTGATCTCACTCACAATCTCCTCCTTGTAACGCTGCATGAGCGTCCGCGGCATGACCACAAAATCGGTCCAGGCATAACAGGTCAACCCTGACTGTTTGGTGCGAGCGATCTCTTTGCGTATATGCTCGGCATATTGATCAGCCCATATTTGCAGCTCGGAATCGGGCGGGCAAACTTCGGGATCTATCGACTCAAAAGTAGCGATGGCTTGTGCATGTACGTTTAAAATTTGCCCGTTAAACCCTCGCTTCAACAAAAAGGTAGGGCTTAAAAAGTCTGATCTAAAAGGAGCTTCACCAGGATTATGGTGAACATAATCCAAAATGTGGAATGAACTAGTTGTCATCTGATTTACAGCCAATGATTACTTTATTTCAATGGGCGAATACCCGCGGACTTCTTAATGTCTTCGATCGTTTTCGCCGCATCGTTCACGGGGTCGGATGTGTTAAAATCCCAGAGGTCGACCAGATTTTCCGGAGATGGATCTTCTTCAGCCTTTGCAGCAAGCGTGCTGAGGTTTCCCGGTGTCAGCGCTTTGGCATATAAACGGACCTCATCTATCAAGCCATTGAACCGATAGCCCTTATCGGGGCGTTGACCTATCACCAAAGCGCCAGAACCAGACTTACGCTGCTTACCGATGGTTTTTTTACCCGACACCTGACCATCGACATAAAGAACGAGCTCAGATCCGTTATAACTCATCGCCAGGTGATGCCACTTCCCTTGAACCAGCTTCTTCTTTTCTCCCATTGATACCGTATGTTTATTTGCCCGGCCTCCCCCGATGTTTAGGTATGCAACCGCTCGATCACCTATCGTTCCAAGACCGAAATTCCCCTCAGCCCAATCGTTTTTGTTTTTTCCGACAATCCACTGAACTTCTTCCTTTTTCCTTTTTTCGTCAAATTTCACCCATCCCATGAGGGTAAAAACGGAGGGATCCAAATGAGCCGCGTGATTCACTTTTTTAGCCGCGCCACCAGCCCACGCCTTTCCTAATTTGCCTTTCGCCAATTGATACCCTTGAGAATCTCCACCAAAATAATTGTCTTTCCAAACGTGCCATGACGGCTTGTTACGGTTATGGCGCACTGACCTTCCAGCCGTCCCGTAAATCACATTGCCTTCGATTAAAAAACCGTCGGATGCTTCATCGAGAAATAGCCCATTGTTAGGGGACGCATGCGCATAGGGACCGCGCTTTACACCATGAATATGATTGAAGCGAATAGTTGTTTCCGGAATAATCCCCAAACTATAAAATGCACCACCATCTGAAACTTCCCGCATCACATCGTGTACGTGATTATGTTCAATATGGTAGGAATGAGCTGCGCTAGGATCGTGAGTCCACACCCAACCGATACTAATGCCGCTGTAAGGAAGCTGCTCAATTTCATTATGCATAATGCGGGTATTCCGAGCAATACCACCCCATACACCACAAGCCCCTAAATAGGTCTGCCCGGCATGATAAATATGACTGTCTGTCAGGCTTGTATTTTTAGGGCATATTTTTTCATCATTATGTCCACCAACCCCAAATCCATTGGCACCGGTGTCATAGATTTTACAACGAGACACACTCACGCCATCCGAACCATTTTTCACTTCGATCCCGCCAGCTCCGGCATGCCTGACCACACAGTGAGAAAACTGGCAGTTTTTGGCATATTCCACCTCAACCATACTGGGAAGCCCGTTCCATTTACCATCGTGGTATTTCTTTTTGGTATCGGTATCCCAATACTGGAATGCGGCCTGTCGTCCATGATGGCCCTGTTCGGGTAGAAGGTAATTGCTATGCTCTATGATGATGTTTTCAAAACGAATAAACTGAACTGGCTTTTCCTGGGTACCCTGGAGTTGTAAACAGTGAGTCAACCGAGGAGCAAGCACCTCTGATTGATTAGGATTTTTGCCGTCGATGGGTTGATAATACAATTCTCCAGACTTCCGGTTGAGATACCACTCACCTGCAACATCCAGAAACTCGAGAGCATTTTCAAACCAATAATACGTGCCTCGTCTAGGACGATTGGATCCACGGTAATTGACATGGGGAGGCTTCAGCCACACCTTCCCGGTGGCGGGGTCAACCCGATCCACTTTTTTATGGAAACTGGCCCAGTTCTTAATCACTCCAATTTCCACATCCTGCATATTTTTCCATTGTTGGAGATCTTTGGCTTCAACTTGGATCGTTTGCTCTTTGCCATCCTTACTATGCCCAGCGCCTAGAACCTTACGTGCGTAATGTTTCTCGGAACGATTGGGCGTCCGAGCCCGGATAGCGCGCTTGCCATCGACATACAGATCACGGAAATTCCATTTGCCGGCGGCAACGTCAGGCAACTTGGTTTTCCACACCCCGTCTTGTGCAACCTCCCACCCGGAAATGACTTTGCCACCACTCAAGCTGACAACACCTTGTCCTCTCCATGTCACGGGTGCATGCGCTGAACCGCTGTCAGCAGCTTCGAAGGTGAGAGCTTGAGGCAAGCGATACACACCGGCACCAACCAACACCGTAACAGCTTCAGTCGGTGCCGACACCCGAGAGCTTCGCACCAAGACCTGAGCTCGATGCAATGAACGCACTTTACTGGATGCCGTTCCTGCATTGCGATCATCTCCGCTTGGAGAAACATGAATCGTTTTTGCCGATGCCGCGCTAATAAGGCTGAGCACCAGCAAGCTGCTCAAATTGTGTTTGATCATCATATTTATATTGTCAATGAACCGCTCATAACGACCTTGAGTAACAAGGCCTCTATCAGAGGCGATGTAATAGTGTGTATATTAGTCATCAGCCTCTATTTCACAATGTCAGAGATTTGTCTATTTGTCCCACCATGAACTGATTGTATGAACCCCGCGAAGGGGCTTCCCCCCCAAGTCGGTGCGCCCTGCCGGGCACACCAAACAAAACGCCAGAGTAGGTCTCCCCACTCTGGCGTATCAAATCCTATGTATTGTTGAGCTTTAGTGTCTGAAGTGGCGGTGCCCGGTAAAGACCATCGCAATACCGGCAGCATCCGCAGCCGCAATGACTTCTTCATCACGAATCGATCCTCCCGGCTGGATACATGCGGTGGCACCGGCATCAATCGCCGTTTGCAATCCGTCAGCAAAAGGAAGCATGGCATCCGATGCCATCACAGAGCCCTGCAGAGACAATCCGGCCTCCTTTGACTTCCAGACCGCAATCCGGGAAGAATCCACCCGACTCATCTGTCCGGCACCAATACCAAGTGTCCGATCGGCTCCACAGTAAACGATGGCATTCGACTTCACGTGTTTCACCACGCGCCAACCAAAGCGCATCGCCCTCATTTCATCCCCTGTTGGTGGACGTTTGGTCACCACGCGCTCTTCCAAGTTATCGAGGCCGAGCACGGTGTGATCTCTACCCATAACCATCATGCCACCCGGTGCGGAGCGGACAACAGGAGCTTTACGCACGCCTTCCCAGGCATCCACGTTCAACTTGATTAAGCGAAGATTCTTCTTCTTTTGAAGGATCGCGCGCGCTTCCGGGTCAAAGCCCGGGGCGATAATCACATCGGTAAAAATCGTAGAAATGATCCGCGCCAGACCTTCGGTCAGTGGCCGATTGCAAACAATCACCCCGCCAAATGGAGCCTGGGTATCCGTTTCGTATGCCAGTTTCCAGGCCTTGCGTAAATCCTCATCGTCCTGTCCGACACCGCAGGGGTTGGTATGCTTGAGAATCCCCACCGTTGGGCGGACAAAATCCGTGATCAGATCGGATGCAGCCTCAATATCCAGAATATTGGTGTAGCTCAGCTCCTTACCCTGAAGCTGGGTAAAGACATCGCTGAAATTACCATAAAGGGTGGTCGCTTGATGAGGGTTGTCGCCGTAGCGGAGCTCGCGGTCGAGTGGTAGGCTAATGGTCAGGTGGGAGCGTGTGCTCTCACCCGCTTGGGAAAGGTAATTGGTGATCGCCGTATCGTAACTCGAAGTGCGTAAAAACACCTTCACAGCGAGTTCCTCACGTAGTTTGAAGGACGTATCACCATCATGCTGCTTCATTTCGTCCAAAACCCGATCATAATCCTTGGGGCAAGTCACCACGGTGACACTCTGGTAGTTTTTGGCCGCGCTACGCAGCATGGATGGACCTCCGATGTCGATATTTTCAATC is a genomic window containing:
- a CDS encoding LamG-like jellyroll fold domain-containing protein; this encodes MMIKHNLSSLLVLSLISAASAKTIHVSPSGDDRNAGTASSKVRSLHRAQVLVRSSRVSAPTEAVTVLVGAGVYRLPQALTFEAADSGSAHAPVTWRGQGVVSLSGGKVISGWEVAQDGVWKTKLPDVAAGKWNFRDLYVDGKRAIRARTPNRSEKHYARKVLGAGHSKDGKEQTIQVEAKDLQQWKNMQDVEIGVIKNWASFHKKVDRVDPATGKVWLKPPHVNYRGSNRPRRGTYYWFENALEFLDVAGEWYLNRKSGELYYQPIDGKNPNQSEVLAPRLTHCLQLQGTQEKPVQFIRFENIIIEHSNYLLPEQGHHGRQAAFQYWDTDTKKKYHDGKWNGLPSMVEVEYAKNCQFSHCVVRHAGAGGIEVKNGSDGVSVSRCKIYDTGANGFGVGGHNDEKICPKNTSLTDSHIYHAGQTYLGACGVWGGIARNTRIMHNEIEQLPYSGISIGWVWTHDPSAAHSYHIEHNHVHDVMREVSDGGAFYSLGIIPETTIRFNHIHGVKRGPYAHASPNNGLFLDEASDGFLIEGNVIYGTAGRSVRHNRNKPSWHVWKDNYFGGDSQGYQLAKGKLGKAWAGGAAKKVNHAAHLDPSVFTLMGWVKFDEKRKKEEVQWIVGKNKNDWAEGNFGLGTIGDRAVAYLNIGGGRANKHTVSMGEKKKLVQGKWHHLAMSYNGSELVLYVDGQVSGKKTIGKQRKSGSGALVIGQRPDKGYRFNGLIDEVRLYAKALTPGNLSTLAAKAEEDPSPENLVDLWDFNTSDPVNDAAKTIEDIKKSAGIRPLK
- the purH gene encoding bifunctional phosphoribosylaminoimidazolecarboxamide formyltransferase/IMP cyclohydrolase, which gives rise to MAIQRALLSVSDKSGLIDFAKGLVDLGVELLSTGGTSKALRDAGLPVLDVSDFTGAPELFEGRVKTLHPKVHGGLLHKRDDEAHLKQAKQNDIPPIDLVVVNLYPFEETIAKDGVTLDEAIENIDIGGPSMLRSAAKNYQSVTVVTCPKDYDRVLDEMKQHDGDTSFKLREELAVKVFLRTSSYDTAITNYLSQAGESTRSHLTISLPLDRELRYGDNPHQATTLYGNFSDVFTQLQGKELSYTNILDIEAASDLITDFVRPTVGILKHTNPCGVGQDDEDLRKAWKLAYETDTQAPFGGVIVCNRPLTEGLARIISTIFTDVIIAPGFDPEARAILQKKKNLRLIKLNVDAWEGVRKAPVVRSAPGGMMVMGRDHTVLGLDNLEERVVTKRPPTGDEMRAMRFGWRVVKHVKSNAIVYCGADRTLGIGAGQMSRVDSSRIAVWKSKEAGLSLQGSVMASDAMLPFADGLQTAIDAGATACIQPGGSIRDEEVIAAADAAGIAMVFTGHRHFRH